GAGTCCAAAGCAAAATATCTCATCTTCACTGCTATTTACCATCTTGAATCCCAAGCATTTGATGCTTTCGAGCAAAAGGTTGCATTTTCTATCTACAATATCAGACTAGCTACCTCATTTTTAAAATCCAAAGCCATGACGACGATCAACTCTGCGACTGATAAAAGAAACACCAATGCCAGCTAGTTGAAATGGTTGAAACTCCAGTCTCCTGACTGGATATTGTACAGTTCATTTGGCAGTTTCTTCCCCGTTTCGCAGCCCAAATGGACGATATCGTGACCGGGTTGAATAAAAGAGGCGTACCTTTCTTGCTGGTGATGCAAAACGAAACGAATTATCGGCTGCAAGAAATTTGTGGAGATAATGGATTGTTTGTGGAGTGGTGTGATCAAGTGAGTGTGCTCTGCCATCCTCGTGTTGGATGGTTCTGGTCGCATTGTGGGTGGAATTCAACGAAAGAAGCTGTGTTAGCAGCCGTGCTCCTGCTTGCTTTCCCTATAGTAATGGATCAATTGCTTAATGCAAATATGATTATTGAGGATTGGAGAATCGGATGGAGGGTGAAGAGGGACGAGTACGGGGATGATGATTGTTTGGCGAAACGCGACGATATCGCGGATCTTGTGTGGAGGTTTATGGAAATGGAGAGTCCAGAGAGGAAGGAACTAAGAagtgttggaaaattttgatgcttaatgaatgaaaattaagcaaattaatcaatgtaaaaaaataaaaaaaaaaaaagaaaaataaaaaaaaaacaaaaaaaaagaaaaataaaaaaaaaaaaagaaaaataaaaaaaaaaaaagaaaaaacaaaaaaaaaaaaaattcggtcgTAAACAGTGGCAGGCGCGCACCTGCGCTAtttttcgtgtcccttcgatttttctgatattttttcatttccttggcattgtttcATGATTGTGATCAGTTACCATGGCCAAGTGACATCCCcatgaatgaaagatcatgtctcttcatttggaaaacattaaatatttgatattttgaaaatcaaacacgCATTACATCATTTTTGCATATTGTCTTCTTCCTTCTTCTTCAAGAGAGAGTTCCATCCATTTCtttgtgatagaacttgaatatttgagtgctcattattcaagtgttgtagttgtatcttgggagaagattgccacaaaactcaagcacattgtgagggcaaattcttcttaaggacaaagtgttcaacacttgcctctacaagtCACATTctcattgttttcttcttgttctcctCTCAATTTTGTATACCCCAACAAAcaatcttaagaagaatttggtTTTTGATCATTTGCAAGAAGAATTTTCAATGGCTTCATCATCTACAGCACAACATCCAACCATTGCACAAGGAGAGAAACCAGAAAAGTTTTCTGGTGTAGATTTCAAAAGATGGCAACAAAAGATGCTCTTCTATTTCACAACCTTGAGTTTGTCAAGGTTATTGAAGGAGGATCCTCCCACCGTTGCTGAAAACGAGACGGACACCAACATGAGGGCCGCTTTGGATGCATGGAACCAAAGTGATTTTCTTTGCAAAAACTACATCCTCAATAGACTTGACAATGCATTGTACAATGTGTATTGTCAAGTCAAGACCGCCAAGGAACTTTGGGACATGCTTGATAAGAAATACAGAGCGGATGATGCAAGCTTGAAGAAGTTCATAGTTAGGAGATTTTTGGACTTCAAGATGGTGAATTCAAAGTCCGTAATGAGTCAAGTGCAAGAATTACAACTTATCTTGCACGAGATTCATGCGGAAGGAATGAGTCTAAGCGAGTCCTTCCAAGTTGCTGCATTGATCGAGAAACACCCTCCgttgtggaaggatttcaagAACTATTTGAAACACAAAAGAAAGGAGATGAGATTGGAGGATCTCATTGTGAGATTGAGGATAGAAGAGGACAACAAGAGCACCGAAGCCAAGGCAAGTAAGATGGCAGCAAGGGTGGACATTGTTGAATCGAGTTTCCAAGGAAAGAAGAGAAAGTTTGAGAAGCAACCACAACAAGGCCAACAACCACCAAACAAGAAGAAGTTCAAAGGCACTTGTTATAACTGCGGAAAACCAAATCACATGGCTAAGGATTGTAGGAAGCCAAAGAAAGGAAATCCTCAAGCCAACGTTGTTCAAGAAAGGTCGGtaccatttgatttttctcaacTTGATTTGTCTGCAGTTATTTTAGAAGCAAACTTGGTTGAAAACTCAAATGAGTGGTGGGTTGATACCGGAGCAACTCGACACATTTGCTCCAACAAAGGGATGTTCTCCACATACACTCCATCGACCGGGAGAAAACTATACATGGGGAACTCCGCTACATCTGAGGTGGTGGGCACCGGAAATGTGGTACTGAAGATGACATCGGGTTTGGAAGTAACTCTTGTTGATGCACTTCATGTACCAGACATAAGAAAGAACCTCGTGTCGGGGTCTTTGTTGGTCAAACACGGGTTTAGACTAGTATTTGAGTCTAACAAGGTTGTATTGACTAAGAGTGGTCATTTTATTGGAAAAGGATATCTCGATGAGAACCTTTTCAAGTTGAATGTAATGGCTATACGCCAAAATGTTGTTGAAAGTAATAAAGGAAAAAGTTCTATTTACTTGCTTGAGTGTTCTCATTTATGGCATGTTCGTTTAGGACACGTAAATTTTAATACCTTGCAACGTTTAATGAAACTTGAATTATTGCCTAAACACAACGTCGATCCAACACAAAAATGCGAAATATGTGTTGAAGCAAAAATGACCAAAGCGCCTTACCACTCgattgaaagatgtacaactccTCTAGAACTAATACACACCGATCTTGGTGATTTAAAGTTTGTACAAACTAGAGGAGGGAAAAGATATTACGtgacattcattgatgataataCAAGGTACTGTTACGTATATCTTTTGAGGTCGAAAGATGAAGCTCTTGAAGCATTCAAATGTTATAAGACCGAAGTTGAGAATCAACTAGGCAAACAAATAAAGAGGGTTCGAAGCGATAGAGGGGGTGAATACGGAGCATCGTTTAATGAATTCTGCACATCTGTGGGTATAATTCATGAAACTACTGCAccttattcaccacaatcgaatggcattgaagaaagaaagaatcgaactctaaaagatatgatgaatgctatgttaataagttcagggctaccccaaaacttgtggGGGGAAGCAATACTATCGGCTAATTACATCCTGAACAAGATACCCCATAAGAAAAATGACAAGTCACCTTACGAATTGTGGAAAGGTCATAAGCCTTCCTACAAGTACCTTAAAGTGTGGGGGGGTCTAGCTAAGGTTGAAATACCAAAGCCTAAACAAGAGCGAATTGGACCAAAGACGGTCGACTGCATATTCATCGGATATGCACATAATAGTAGTGCCTATAGGTTTATAGTGCACAAATCTGAAAATTCAGAAATGAATACGGGAATGACAATTGAGTCAAGAAAtgcagtattttttgaaaatatatttccttgtaatgagaggaaagaaaatggttctaGCAAGAGAAAACTTGAGACGGAACATGAAGGTCAAGTACCTACACATGATCCAACTCTAAATAAAATTGTTATACCATTggaaagctcttcaaaagagcAAGAGCAAAGAAGAAGCAAAAGGGCTAGAATCTCAAAGTCCTTTGGTCCAGACTTCCATACTTTTATGTTGGAGAATGAACCAAAGGACATACAAGATGCTCTGGCTAGCCCTGAATCTCCCTATTGGAAAGaagccatcaactctgaaatggatTCCATATTGCAAAACCATACTTGGGAACTAGTGGATCTTCCACCATGTACCAAGCCATAGGGATGTaaatggatattgaaaaagaaaatgagagttgatggaagtattgaaaaatacaaagccaggcttgtggccaaaggctatagacaaagagaaggtcatgatttcttcgacacgtattcaccagtttcaagaataacatccattcgtgtgctcattgctattgcagctttgcataaccttgagatacatcaaatggatgtcaaaacggcattcttaaatggtgaacttgaagaagaaatatatatggagcaacctgaaggcttcattgttaaaggacaagaaagaaaagtttgtcgtttaattaagtcactatacggacttaaacaagcgcccaagcagtggcacgaaaaatttgacaaggtagtattgtcaaatggatttaagattaatgagtgtgacaaatgtgtttacATTAAAGGCACTCGAGAATCTTATGTGATAGTatgtctatatgtggatgacatgctaATAATGGGGAACAACCAAGAGTTGATTAAGggtacaaagaaaatgttgacaaaacattttgatatgaaagatatgggtattGCTGATGTAATTCTAGGGATTAAAATCTTTAGAACTCCAGAAGCAATAGTCCTATCTCAGTCTCATTATGTAGAAACAGTGTTGAAAAAGTTTAACGCTTATGACTCTACCCCAGTAAAAACGCCTTTAGACGTAAATGTCCATTTGGCGAAGAATCGTGGAGAACCAGTTTCCCAACTGGAATACTCCAGAATTATTGGAAGCCTTATGTACATCACTAACTGTACTAGACCTGACATCGCTTGTGCGGTTAACAAGTTAAGTCGGTTTACAAGTAATCCTAGTGATGCACACTGGAAGGCATTGACAAGGGTGCTTAGATATTTAAAGCACACCTCagaatatggactaaattacacaaggtatcccgcagtacttgaaggatactgtgatgcaaattggatttcTGACACCAATGACTCCAAATCCACCAGCGGCTATGTATTTAGCATTGGTGGGGGAGCAGTCTCTTGGAGGTCATCGAAACAAACTTGCATTGCTAGATCTACTATGGAATCGGAGTTCATAGCGCTAGATAAAGCTGCAGAAGAAGCTGAGTGGCTTCGCAACTTTCTAGAGGACATTCCGTGTTGGACAAGTCCAGTGCCAGCAATCATGATACATTGCGACAGTCAGTCAGCAATTGCAAGGGCACAAAACAGTATGTACAATGGCAAGTCTCGACATATTCGTCGAAGACATAATACTGTGCGACAGTTGATCTCTAATGgagttatatctgttgattatattaaatcaaaggaTAACTTAGCGGATCCGCTTACAAAAGCATTAAATAGAGATCAAATGTACTGTCTGTCAAGAGGAATGGGTTTAAAACCtaccaaataaagttttcataatggcaacccaaccttgttgattggagatcccaagatcTTGGTTCAATGAGACAACTAAATTATGAGAACTTGAGGAATCACTCCTCATTCCTAAGACGATGAGTGAAGTTGCCTACAAAGGTAGTGAGGTTAAGTATTGTACTTTTAATGATTCCGTAGCTTGCAAAAGCGGGGTAAGTAGGATACCCTTTTACAAGGAGATCACCTATGTACGTGTGAGGACGGGCCGCCTCGATGAAACACTTATGAAGCCAAGATGTGTTCCATGGCCAAAACGGACACAATCGATAAAACaaaatggaaatggaagaaaggttatcatgtgggtacagttgtctgggtttacatgaaccgccaagaagttcaagacatcacGTTCACTTCGTGACCTAGTAAATCCGATTGTATTCCACTAAGGAAGGTTCAAAGCCAAAAACCACCTCTcctgatgtgataatttttcgtATATACTCTCTCTTATACATCACgagcattcatgcattaatttcattcatgtgggggattgttggaaaattttgatgcttaatgaatgaaacttaagcaaattaatcaatgtgtttgattggaaaaattcgaaacgaaaaacgaagcttaataaacgaatattaagttcggtggtactgaattaaactcgaaacgagttcatcaaatgttgaaagaaactcatacgagtagtcggaacatgtaagggacgaatatgaaaaaaaaaaaaaaattcggtcgTGAACAGTGgcaggcgcgcacatgcgcNNNNNNNNNNNNNNNNNNNNNNNNNNNNNNNNNNNNNNNNNNNNNNNNNNNNNNNNNNNNNNNNNNNNNNNNNNNNNNNNNNNNNNNNNNNNNNNNNNNNNNNNNNNNNNNNNNNNNNNNNNNNNNNNNNNNNNNNNNNNNNNNNNNNNNNNNNNNNNNNNNNNNNNNNNNNNNNNNNNNNNNNNNNNNNNNNNNNNNNNNNNNNNNNNNNNNNNNNNNNNNNNNNNNNNNNNNNNNNNNNNNNNNNNNNNNNNNNNNNNNNNNNNNNNNNNNNNNNNNNNNNNNNNNNNNNNNNNNNNNNNNNNNNNNNNNNNNNNNNNNNNNNNNNNNNNNNNNNNNNNNNNNNNNNNNNNNNNNNNNNNNNNNNNNNNNNNNNNNNNNNNNNNNNNNNNNNNNNNNNNNNNNNNNNNNNNNNNNNNNNNNNNNNNNNNNNNNNNNNNNNNNNNNNNNNNNNNNNNNNNNNNNNNNNNNNNNNNNNNNNNNNNNNNNNNNNNNNNNNNNNNNNNNNNNNNNNNNNNNNNNNNNNNNNNNNNNNNNNNNNNNNNNNNNNNNNNNNNNNNNNNNNNNNNNNNNNNNNNNNNNNNNNNNNNNNNNNNNNNNNNNNNNNNNNNNNNNNNNNNNNNNNNNNNNNNNNNNNNNNtatatgtgtgtgtgtgtgtgtgtgttggtaCTATATTAGTAAGAGCATCCGCATTGGTGGGTGTTACCTCATCAAAAATCGTAAGGTCTACATGCCACATACACATTACATTAACACATCTATTCTCtcacattcattttaacattcacactCATTATTTGTAGGTCTTGCTGTCTACTCATTCATCTTACTcttactttaaattaaatatattcactttcaaattttttaagaaatttgaattattattattttatattaataataatatgtttttatatatttaatacgtaaaatcatttaattttatgagtgtcatttatttaaaattaaaaaattattataaacctaaaataaaacggtacaacataaaataataaataacaattgcataaaaatattagaaaataaattaaacttaaAAGAAGATGCAAAATACTAATTGATCGGAGAGTTACATTaacgaaaataaaaattttaacaaatgaaaattataataatcgaaaattacaataactgaaaattacaaatttgaaatttaaatcaatatttaTCACGTGTGTGGGGCCCGCGTTCAGCTGCAGTTTTTGAAAATctgtcgcaaatagcgacggttgttgaaAATatgtcgccaatagcgacggtttatcataaactgtcgctaattatcaccgtcgctaattatcgaatttttttaaaaaaaaaactgacaCAAAAGCGTTGATATGTATGAACGTCCCACACCTTCTTTTATATGAGTTACGCCGATCTGACATTGGAGAGTAGGTGTAAATGTGGGTACCCTAAATACTAAACTATATGTGTGATTTGTGAATAAGATAAGATGGTCAACTTGACCGAACGCTAACAATGTCGGGTAATGATTTCTTATTAGGTACACGTCCAACTATTGAACTCCACTTAACATTAACTGttctaaatatttttcagatatATATGAGTAGCTCTCGTATGAGATGATTTTTATGAGATGAGTTGACTCAATCTATATTTAAAGTGAacatttataattttgatatgaaaaataataatttttataaactagATCGAGTCAAATCGGATCAAAAAATTTTCTCACAAAATTAAATCACGATAACTTTTGGTTTtagattttgtatttttttgttttagagTGGGCCGGTAAAAGCTTGCTCCTTTCTCCAATTATTGGTTTTTGTTCTGCGCCCTTTGTCTTTCTTTATTGTCTTATCTCATCGATTTTGCTGATATCGCTTTAAATTTGATCTCCGCCCTTTGTCTTTCTTTATTGTCTTATCTCATCTTTAGATTTGAGCTACGCATGAATATTTCACTTGAATGCATGGATGTTCTTCGAACAAGGGTTGGTTACACTGttaaagaattttaaatttttgaactgtaaattttaaattatggataataaatgttaaataacAGTTTTTATAGAGATATTGTAAATATATCATTGGATAAACTGGTGCAACAGCAGTTTATGTAGTCCCAAAtgtttcaaggcaaaaacttgtatgagacggtctcactggtcgtatttgtgagacggatctcttatttgggtcatccatgaaaaagtattactttttatgctaagagtattactttttattgtgaatatgggtagggttgatccgtctcacagattaagatccgtaagacggtctcacatgatacCTACTCAATGTTCAAAGTTCAAAGTATTGAATAGTATTTTTACTATTATATAGTCCAAGCTCTTACTAAgcaaaattcaaaacaaaaaaaaaattggaaaaaatcaatattaaaaaatcTAAGAAAGGTGGAAACATAAATGAAAACGAGAGGATTACATTTGTTTTATTATAGAATCCAATAGAAGGGTATCCAatgtttcttatttttctcaCTGAAAGGTGAGTATTTAATCATATCCTATATTTTTTGCCCTTGAATTCGGTAAATGCTCTTCGGATTGGGAAATCTCATCACCTTTGCCCACAAATTAAGCTTCCGAACCctgaattttcaattttcaagaaaatatatcagtttttcttctttttctgtgAAACTTATGTCAGGTTATCTTGTTTAAGTTCTGTGAATTTCATCATATAGCGAGCGGGCCAGTAGTTCCAAATTCTTCCTTGGCTGGTCGTTTTCCAAGAAACCCATGTTGTTTTTCCGCTGAATGGCAACTACCAGCGGCGGCGCAGGCAGATTGAGCTCGCAGAACTTGCGAGACTTTCTGAGAATCAAAGAAGAAGACCATCACCACATCCTAATCAACAGAGCCACCACAAACAGCGCCGTCGAACGGAACTCTATTTCCGGTCTAACATTAAGCGCCATTCTCGGAGATAAAGTGAGACCACCAGCCGAAGAGCCGCGGCCACGTGTCCAGTCTTACCGGACTCTCTTAGATATTATCCAAGATGATCAAGACCCCCTCGGGGAAGACAGCGGACAAAGCTGGCGACAGTTGACGGAGAGGCTTCGCCTCAGCTCCAGAGGCTCCGGTTTGACCTCAGCAGCCCACAGCCTCACCGTTAACAATACCGACGCCGGAAATCGCATGATGCCCTACCGGCTCTCCATATTTTCTTCCGATTCGACTGAGCCCAACATTTCAACAGAAAGAGCAACCGGGAGATTTGAGCACACGAGCTCAATCCTCCCAATGAGAAGATCGCAAAGGGAAGTCGATAACATCAACCAAAACAGTCATCCAGCCGAGGGAGGCGGCTCCGACGCCGTGGAAGTGGAACAGCAGCAGTACTCAGGGAGAGTATCTCTGATGACGTTGTTGGCGGAAACGGATGCACATCGAGGACTAACGGATGGATCGATTTATATGCTGGAGGAGGAAGAGAAAGGAATTGATTTGGAAGAGGTCGTTGGCGGTGGAGGTGGCGGAGGAGATTACAATTGCTGTGTGTGTATGATTAGGCGGAAGGGGGCGGCGTTTATTCCGTGCGGGCATACATTTTGCCGGCTGTGCTCCCGGCAGCTGTTGGTGGAAAGACGAAATTGCCCCCTTTGCAATGCCCCGATACACGAAATTCTTGATATCTTCTGATCATTAATCACCCGTTGCTTTTTTCCccaatttttcttttcattgtGACAATTTTACAATTGCtaagatcttttttttttatttctcggATTTGATTCTTTAATTTCGTCTTATGTTGATctctttttttccaaatttctcataaattttatagttttctaCTAATTTTGGGAAAgggtgaaaaatcctcaatcaaaatatttctttgggttcactccctacccacaacaTTGTGGTACtatattatatgaaaatatgatacacTTCATGTGAGAATGAGGTATTAAAAAGTATCCAATtacttaacataaaaaaattgaactgaaggccaattttcGACTAATTTTTGTCATAAATGCATCGAAATACTATGATTagtaataattaatattttgaaaacatgATTGTCGAAAAAGTCTATCGCTCTCGGGCATTCTGGACTTTTTGTCAAATTTCTTATTTGAAGATAATGAATATGGATTGATGCGATTTCGTGGAACTTCAAcggatcaaatcaataatttatagtttttagagaattttgagtgaagataatggttTTAATAgtacctgcaaacaatgaaaggaactcgtgaatgggcgtcggaggggtgtccggcgtggcgaTTCTGATgtttaagtcagcaggttgaagatgagcaAAGGCAATATTTggtagaaaatatgtataatgcttaagagttcaaagattttagaatctgtaaatgacattaatacctgctatttatagtagaagatgaggtaggtatCTCGATTCCAttgctacctactaagtatggcaagtcggctacccataccctatcttctgatgacttctaggacactccaagcccaagttgttctgacagactagacgtcctgtatcaatcatactcgagtgtggttcaattctcgaggtggcccgggCAATTGGTTACCCGGGTACTTGTATGAGAGCCCGGACTGTTCGGAAAATACTTGGGAAATATGTAGTATTCGGGCTCTTGATGGTGTCCGGATCATcagcgacccggatccttatggggtaTCATGGATCTATAATCTATTCTACCTACCTTTGGATACCATTGGAAAAGTTGATCCAATTGTGGTAAAACAATCACATTAGAAGATTAAATGGAAAATTTTGCCCGAATatgtgtcatcgtgttagtcgaTCGTTTGATATGATATAAATACGATATCATAAGGTTTTTTAACAACTCTTGATCTGTCACAATGATTTCAATGTATTCAAAATCTTCATATTGTTTTATGACTGCTTGCaccatcaataaaaaaaatatgatgtaacataaattttctttgtatttttttaattttttaaaatttcacctcttcattattaattatttttgtgtaTAAGAGATTTGATAATATTGATAAAAGATTAACAATTCAAGCTTTTCGTAAAATTTGGGTACAGCACATTGATATaacatgaaaatttaattttttctgaattttgtgtTCAAGTCATTTAAGATGGAACATGGATAGATAGTCAAGACAAGTAGCTGTCGAAAAAGACATGGCACGCACCCTGGTCCAATAAATGTATACCATTTTCCAATCGtacgaaaatattaataatcaatattttaagaatttatttattattgataaaCAAATGCGtgtttaattaagtatttatgCCTTTTCTGATTAATCGAAATAACCTAACGAATATAAATGTGGTTAGGATCTTATCTTTATACCAAAAGTTAGTTTTTAACTAAagtgtaattttatttttttatactcgTGGCAGCGTAGAGTACACTTACTTGGCTGTTAATGAGTTTGGCTGTTAGGTCCATGAATCTGGAGAAGTGCGTGTCTATCTATTGGTGTTGTCTCATATCTCTTAGATATATGTCTTACTCTTTGTCTACGGTTGACCATTGTTGGGTTTGGCCCAATATTTTCTCCAGCCCATTACCTTAACCCTTACCCTTCCTTCCTTATTTACGTCTGGGCTATATAGCTTAAATAAGGGTTCTTCTATTCTTTAGACAGCAGCCGCATAGCGTTTCTTCTCCCCCAAGAGAGTGAGCAGCCGATTAAGAGAAAAGAGAGAACGTGAGACTTTGCTTCGTGTGCGTCATCCTTCGGTGACTGAGTGTCTTTGGTGTTCTCTCTGTTTTGTGTTCCTTTCACTCTCGTTTGTTCTCCTGACAGCAAGGGGACGAACTCTCTGTGTGTGTATGCAACCCGCTGGCCGTGAGAGCATTAACCAGTGAGAGCGTTGGGAAACCTTTTGTGGTCTTCATCTTGGTTTACGGCGTATTTGGAGAGGCCAAAAATCAGTTTATCTGAGCCCCGTTTTTTAATCTAacatatcatattatattttgttattgttattgGCAGAAAGTTGCAGGTGGCCAGCCTAAGAGGAAGGTTCAGCATCATCACctaacagtggtatcagagccattgTTGCTGCCGTGCGTCTTGCTGTTCGCCGTGCCGTCGTCATCGGTTCGTCGGGATCTGAAACTCTTACTTAGGGTTTCGCTCTGGTATATTGGCTGGAACCTCTTTTACTGCATTTAGTAGCGTAACCGCTTGCCGCGGATTTATGTGCTGGGATTTGCTGTTGGTAGAACTCTAGGTTTTCTGTGCTTGTTGTGTTTCTATTTTCGTGGCGAAAAATTACTTCCGCTGTGTTCGTTCTGATCTTGTGTGATTGGAATTTTTTCTGTGTGAAAAATNCACTGCTCCAAACAAGGTGGAGCATTTACTTGGTCCAAGTCATGATTCTGAAAATGTGCAGAATGCTCCTGATGTGAATGATTTACCTGAAAATCTGCCTGAAACTGTTTTTGATAATCAAGTTGATATTGATGCACATGAagaaattgttgaaaatatGCCTGAAACTGATCTTAGTGATTTGAATGATTATCAATTGGCTAGGGATAGACCTAAAAGAAATATTAGGCAGCCACAACATTTTGATGATTTTCATATGACTTCTCATGCATTTAGTGTGTTTGAGTCAATTGATAATGTTGAACCTAAGTCATATGAAGAAGCtttaaaatctgaaaattctGTGCAATGGTTAAATGCGATGAATGAAGAAATTAATTCGCTGCATGTTAACAACACTTGGATTCTTGTACCTAAACTTGAAAATTGTTCTGTTGTGGACTGTAAGTGGTTATTTAAGGTCAAGAATGAA
This window of the Primulina huaijiensis isolate GDHJ02 chromosome 3, ASM1229523v2, whole genome shotgun sequence genome carries:
- the LOC140974642 gene encoding UDP-glycosyltransferase 87A2-like gives rise to the protein MDCGIVDCIPGLAPSRVADLPSIIRDQEMASAFLKVQPQESKAKYLIFTAIYHLESQAFDAFEQKFLPRFAAQMDDIVTGLNKRGVPFLLVMQNETNYRLQEICGDNGLFVEWCDQVSVLCHPRVGWFWSHCGWNSTKEAVLAAVLLLAFPIVMDQLLNANMIIEDWRIGWRVKRDEYGDDDCLAKRDDIADLVWRFMEMESPERKELRSVGKF
- the LOC140972945 gene encoding uncharacterized protein; its protein translation is MATTSGGAGRLSSQNLRDFLRIKEEDHHHILINRATTNSAVERNSISGLTLSAILGDKVRPPAEEPRPRVQSYRTLLDIIQDDQDPLGEDSGQSWRQLTERLRLSSRGSGLTSAAHSLTVNNTDAGNRMMPYRLSIFSSDSTEPNISTERATGRFEHTSSILPMRRSQREVDNINQNSHPAEGGGSDAVEVEQQQYSGRVSLMTLLAETDAHRGLTDGSIYMLEEEEKGIDLEEVVGGGGGGGDYNCCVCMIRRKGAAFIPCGHTFCRLCSRQLLVERRNCPLCNAPIHEILDIF